The following are encoded together in the Thermococcus sibiricus MM 739 genome:
- a CDS encoding Lrp/AsnC ligand binding domain-containing protein — protein sequence MVRAYVLLTIEIGKVERVIGDIKTISGVIKADAVTGPYDAIVELEASDLGELTRKILHDIHNIDGVIDTTTAIVVETEE from the coding sequence ATGGTAAGAGCATATGTTTTGTTAACAATTGAAATTGGAAAAGTAGAACGAGTGATAGGAGATATCAAGACCATTTCAGGCGTTATAAAAGCCGACGCCGTAACAGGACCATATGATGCAATAGTGGAACTTGAAGCCTCAGATCTAGGGGAACTTACTAGAAAAATCCTCCACGATATTCACAACATAGATGGCGTAATTGATACCACCACAGCAATAGTGGTAGAAACAGAAGAATAG
- a CDS encoding signal recognition particle protein Srp19 has protein sequence MKRFVIWVNEIDARIPRKYGREVPKNLAVDRPSLEEILEAAQALRLNIINIDREALNPRVSALDENLRVNGRIVVESNHGKSKTLKLITQKVREFRKLHRKK, from the coding sequence GTGAAGAGATTTGTAATATGGGTAAATGAAATAGACGCCAGAATACCGAGAAAATATGGAAGAGAAGTTCCAAAGAATCTTGCAGTAGATAGACCAAGCCTAGAGGAAATACTTGAAGCTGCTCAAGCCCTAAGACTTAATATCATAAATATAGATCGAGAAGCTTTAAATCCACGAGTATCAGCTCTAGATGAAAATCTCAGAGTCAACGGACGCATTGTAGTAGAGAGCAATCATGGAAAGTCAAAAACATTAAAACTAATAACTCAAAAGGTCAGGGAATTTAGAAAATTACATAGAAAAAAATAA
- a CDS encoding DUF257 family protein, with the protein MEIGSISEFLEKNVTLGDFVLIEYPSSYSITKLLWGELVPEISQKEVLIDDFFGIGDLLFRGYLRKTPPEEYKKAMEITKNLRAIRIGVGRTSYTSIAEEIPITYEVSEFMKNYYNALMKLFSVSTKVEYSITLGVSQYIYFGGEKALKAILFTRSTLPFEDWTSIYFVNKDILDERQLAILRELANWRLKIKREESAYKMEIEE; encoded by the coding sequence ATGGAGATAGGTTCAATCTCAGAATTCTTAGAAAAGAACGTAACTTTGGGGGATTTTGTCCTCATAGAGTATCCATCTTCATATTCCATCACAAAATTGCTTTGGGGAGAGCTTGTGCCCGAAATCTCACAAAAGGAGGTATTAATAGACGACTTCTTTGGAATTGGTGACCTTCTTTTTAGGGGATACCTAAGAAAAACACCTCCTGAAGAATACAAAAAAGCAATGGAAATAACAAAAAACCTCCGGGCAATAAGGATAGGCGTAGGAAGAACCAGTTATACATCTATAGCAGAGGAAATTCCGATTACATATGAGGTCTCAGAATTTATGAAGAATTATTACAATGCATTAATGAAGCTCTTTTCAGTCTCTACTAAAGTAGAATATTCCATAACACTCGGAGTCTCTCAATATATTTATTTTGGGGGAGAAAAAGCATTGAAGGCCATCCTATTCACGAGAAGCACCCTACCTTTTGAGGATTGGACTTCAATCTACTTTGTGAATAAGGATATCTTGGATGAGAGACAGCTAGCAATATTGAGAGAACTAGCTAACTGGCGTCTAAAAATCAAAAGAGAAGAAAGCGCTTACAAGATGGAAATCGAAGAATAA
- a CDS encoding tRNA (adenine-N1)-methyltransferase — MIKYGDKIVLLDPRGKRYLVTIKEGEFHTDLGIINLSDLIGKEFGVVINSHTDYPFRVLKPRIVDYIDKMKRGPQIIHPKDAAQIVAFAGISPGDIIIEAGVGSGALTLFLANIIGPNGKIIGYEIREDFAKLAWRNVEWAGFSDRVEIKLRDIYEGIEEDNVDHIILDLPQPENVVEHAVQSLKPGGFLVAYTPCINQVDRFYKKINEYKKHFTRPKTIECLVREQEIKKECIRPRTTMLAHTGYITFVRKR; from the coding sequence ATGATTAAATATGGAGATAAAATCGTATTGCTTGACCCAAGAGGAAAAAGATACTTAGTGACGATAAAAGAAGGAGAATTCCATACTGATCTTGGTATAATAAATCTCTCCGATTTGATAGGTAAAGAATTTGGAGTAGTCATAAATTCCCATACGGATTATCCTTTTAGGGTCTTGAAACCCAGAATAGTTGATTATATAGACAAAATGAAACGTGGCCCGCAAATAATCCATCCTAAAGATGCTGCTCAAATAGTAGCTTTCGCAGGAATATCTCCGGGGGATATCATAATTGAAGCAGGAGTTGGAAGCGGTGCTTTGACCCTATTTCTAGCCAATATTATTGGGCCCAATGGCAAGATAATAGGCTATGAAATCCGGGAGGATTTTGCAAAACTAGCATGGAGGAACGTGGAGTGGGCAGGCTTTTCTGATAGAGTTGAGATAAAGTTGAGAGACATCTATGAGGGTATTGAAGAAGATAATGTGGACCATATAATCTTAGATCTTCCTCAACCAGAGAATGTTGTCGAGCATGCAGTTCAATCTTTAAAACCAGGAGGATTTCTTGTTGCATACACCCCATGCATAAACCAAGTTGATAGATTTTATAAAAAAATAAATGAATACAAAAAACACTTTACAAGACCCAAAACCATTGAGTGTCTTGTTAGAGAGCAGGAAATTAAAAAAGAATGTATAAGACCAAGAACTACCATGTTGGCCCATACTGGTTATATAACTTTTGTTAGAAAACGTTGA
- a CDS encoding class I SAM-dependent methyltransferase, which yields MSLEEMLEKEDLGIEILHPGGLEITKDLAELCGINEKSKVFDVACGTGESACFLAETFECEIVGVDASPIMVEKAKKKAKERGLEGKTTFILADAHKLSFPDNTFDVVISECTLCLLNKEAALREMVRVVKPNGCVGIHDVAWKENTPRELKLKLKDIEGEEPETIEGWKRLFEKVGLVDVVVVDKSHLIPEWMKEMRRQVGLWGELKIFLNILKKEGPKGLKNAWESMKIFESSHTGYVIVVGRKPSKE from the coding sequence ATGAGTTTGGAAGAGATGCTAGAGAAAGAGGATTTAGGAATCGAAATCCTTCATCCCGGTGGGTTGGAGATCACTAAGGACTTAGCAGAGCTATGTGGCATTAACGAGAAATCCAAAGTTTTTGATGTGGCATGCGGTACCGGAGAAAGCGCTTGCTTTTTGGCAGAAACATTTGAATGCGAGATTGTAGGGGTTGATGCCTCTCCAATAATGGTAGAGAAAGCAAAGAAAAAAGCAAAAGAGCGGGGATTAGAGGGGAAAACTACTTTTATACTCGCAGATGCCCACAAACTGTCCTTCCCCGATAATACCTTTGACGTTGTTATCTCCGAGTGCACCCTCTGTCTTCTCAACAAAGAAGCCGCGTTGAGGGAAATGGTTCGTGTAGTTAAGCCGAACGGCTGTGTTGGCATACACGACGTTGCCTGGAAAGAGAACACACCTAGAGAGCTAAAGCTGAAGCTTAAGGACATTGAAGGAGAAGAACCCGAAACCATTGAGGGATGGAAAAGGCTTTTTGAGAAAGTTGGTCTCGTAGATGTCGTTGTAGTTGACAAGTCCCACTTAATCCCTGAGTGGATGAAAGAGATGCGGAGACAAGTAGGTCTCTGGGGAGAGCTGAAAATATTCCTGAATATACTAAAAAAAGAAGGACCAAAAGGCCTGAAGAACGCCTGGGAATCCATGAAGATTTTTGAAAGCTCCCATACTGGTTACGTGATTGTAGTCGGGAGAAAGCCCTCTAAAGAGTAG
- a CDS encoding TldD/PmbA family protein: MIDELIKILNRENIEWEIYWEIGRGSSFKIEKCELERAQRKYHSGIGLRVGYNGKQGFSYITGINHPKEELEKFVKRTIKLAKVGQVKFYGFPDKKPIRKVNGIYDKKIAELEFEEALKVGKEISQKESELREKYGTSYIFSGRLAFGVAKDGIANSNGIEITEEGTAMSFSVYIVKKDGKVGSGDYYKASRILMNFEKELDIGLEKSLQETELSYNAKPLNSFEGELVLEPHAVASILGLFISNLRGDNVYHKRSKFTTVGESVASDSFTLIDDATLEGKIASYSFDGEGNPGQRTVLVENGILKNFLLDETYARLLGMESTGNAVRDFRTPPHIGTSNIIVEGKEENLEDFEGVILKKVFGEHTANPISGDFSLTVGLGYVVKNGELTPFKDNMFVGNIFEFIKSIVAVGKKKEELGAFVSPRVLGLGKIV, translated from the coding sequence ATGATAGATGAACTAATTAAGATCTTAAACCGCGAGAATATTGAGTGGGAAATTTACTGGGAGATTGGGAGAGGGAGCTCCTTTAAAATTGAGAAATGTGAGCTTGAGAGGGCTCAAAGAAAATATCATTCTGGGATAGGGCTCAGAGTTGGGTACAATGGGAAGCAGGGGTTCTCATACATAACAGGAATTAATCATCCAAAGGAGGAGCTTGAGAAGTTTGTTAAGAGAACCATAAAACTTGCCAAGGTTGGACAGGTGAAATTCTACGGATTTCCCGACAAAAAGCCGATTAGAAAGGTTAATGGAATTTACGATAAAAAGATAGCTGAGCTAGAGTTTGAAGAAGCTTTAAAGGTGGGAAAGGAGATATCCCAAAAGGAGAGCGAGCTGAGAGAAAAATATGGAACAAGTTATATCTTCTCGGGAAGGCTGGCCTTTGGTGTGGCAAAAGACGGCATAGCAAATTCAAATGGGATTGAAATAACGGAAGAAGGGACAGCAATGAGTTTTAGTGTTTATATAGTCAAAAAAGATGGGAAAGTTGGAAGCGGGGATTATTATAAGGCCTCCCGGATACTGATGAATTTTGAAAAAGAACTGGATATAGGACTTGAAAAATCCCTCCAAGAGACTGAACTCAGCTACAATGCAAAGCCCTTAAATTCATTTGAGGGAGAGCTTGTCTTAGAGCCTCACGCGGTTGCATCAATCCTCGGGCTGTTTATTTCAAACTTAAGGGGAGATAACGTATATCACAAGAGAAGCAAATTCACAACAGTTGGAGAAAGTGTAGCAAGTGATTCTTTTACTCTCATAGACGATGCCACGTTGGAGGGCAAAATAGCAAGTTATTCCTTTGATGGTGAAGGAAACCCTGGCCAAAGAACTGTCTTAGTTGAAAATGGAATATTGAAGAATTTCCTCCTAGATGAAACCTATGCAAGACTCTTGGGAATGGAAAGCACGGGGAACGCTGTAAGGGACTTTAGGACCCCACCACACATCGGCACGAGCAATATAATTGTAGAGGGAAAAGAAGAAAATCTTGAAGATTTTGAAGGAGTTATACTAAAGAAGGTCTTTGGTGAACACACTGCGAATCCGATCAGTGGAGACTTCTCGCTAACCGTGGGGCTTGGTTACGTCGTTAAAAACGGTGAACTTACCCCCTTCAAGGACAACATGTTTGTTGGAAACATATTTGAGTTCATAAAATCTATAGTTGCTGTGGGAAAGAAAAAGGAGGAGCTTGGGGCTTTTGTATCTCCCAGAGTGCTTGGCTTGGGAAAAATAGTATAA
- a CDS encoding TldD/PmbA family protein, whose amino-acid sequence MEVEKLFKRAEELARKYKIPYYEIRINKINATHIEIQNSHFEDVSSNVEIGIGVRAFSGSWGFSSANDMRRAEDAIKIAMKIAKTSPGNAKIYFGDLIRDESEIKVQKSFLDVDLEEKMTFLTSLDSLLKGDALPNRRIVYGDGIKEQLYFNSLGSEIKTLTPRIRLSFSVTAKKNGDMQTYWKIFGGTTGWEIIEKIDIEHWTSFVKEKAKNLLNASLPPSGEFDVIVDPELAGVFIHEALGHAAEGDAVKNGESIFENKLGKKIAVEELTVVDDPTLEGKFGSYLYDDEGVKSKRVEIIKNGVLNEYLLDRETAAFFNLEPNGHGRAQNYNYQPLVRMSNTYIEPRDWRFEEMLEEVKNGLYLIGDKGGQVDIANGTFTFGAKEGYIIENGEIKTPIRDVALSGKILEVLKNIRAIGKDLKIEFPGYCGKGQWVSVDDGGPHILTRALVGGLL is encoded by the coding sequence ATGGAAGTGGAAAAGTTATTCAAAAGAGCTGAAGAACTTGCTAGAAAGTACAAAATTCCATATTATGAAATTAGAATAAATAAAATAAATGCGACACATATCGAAATTCAAAATTCTCATTTTGAAGACGTGTCTTCAAATGTAGAGATTGGCATCGGAGTAAGAGCTTTTAGCGGTTCATGGGGGTTTTCATCAGCAAATGATATGAGGAGAGCTGAAGACGCTATCAAAATTGCAATGAAAATTGCCAAAACAAGTCCGGGTAATGCAAAAATCTATTTTGGAGATCTTATTAGAGACGAGAGTGAAATAAAAGTGCAAAAATCGTTTCTAGATGTTGATCTTGAGGAGAAAATGACCTTTTTAACTTCTCTTGATTCTCTCCTAAAGGGAGATGCTCTTCCAAACAGAAGAATCGTTTATGGTGATGGCATAAAAGAGCAACTTTATTTCAATTCTCTGGGAAGTGAGATTAAAACCCTAACTCCAAGGATCCGTTTAAGTTTCTCAGTTACAGCGAAGAAAAATGGCGATATGCAAACTTATTGGAAAATTTTTGGGGGAACAACCGGATGGGAGATTATAGAAAAGATAGATATTGAACATTGGACCTCTTTTGTAAAAGAAAAAGCTAAAAATCTCTTAAATGCTAGCCTGCCTCCCTCCGGAGAATTTGACGTTATTGTAGATCCTGAACTTGCAGGAGTTTTTATCCATGAAGCCTTGGGTCATGCAGCTGAAGGGGATGCTGTTAAAAATGGTGAGAGCATATTTGAGAACAAACTTGGGAAAAAGATAGCGGTAGAAGAGTTAACGGTTGTGGATGATCCAACATTAGAAGGAAAATTTGGTTCTTATCTTTATGACGATGAGGGGGTTAAATCAAAAAGAGTTGAAATTATAAAAAATGGAGTTTTAAATGAGTACCTCTTAGACAGAGAGACTGCTGCTTTCTTTAATTTAGAACCAAATGGCCATGGAAGGGCCCAAAATTATAACTATCAACCCCTAGTTAGAATGAGCAACACCTACATAGAGCCCAGAGACTGGAGATTTGAAGAGATGCTTGAAGAGGTTAAAAATGGACTGTATTTGATAGGGGATAAAGGTGGACAGGTGGATATAGCTAACGGCACCTTTACGTTCGGTGCTAAGGAAGGGTATATAATCGAAAACGGAGAAATAAAAACACCAATAAGAGATGTTGCGCTTTCGGGCAAGATTCTGGAGGTTCTCAAAAATATAAGGGCAATTGGAAAAGACCTTAAAATCGAGTTTCCCGGCTATTGTGGAAAAGGACAGTGGGTGTCGGTCGATGATGGGGGCCCTCATATTTTAACACGGGCATTAGTGGGAGGACTTCTCTAA
- the gcvPB gene encoding aminomethyl-transferring glycine dehydrogenase subunit GcvPB — protein MFRQAKWEEPLVFELSKPGRIGFTLPSPIEDIDVQIPQHLKRKNLELPELSEPEVVRHYTRLSQMNYGVDNGMYPLGSCTMKYNPKINEELANHPEVAFIHPYQDERTVQGALQIMWELEQWLKEIVGMDRFTLQPAAGANGEFTGVMIIRAYHLDHGETQRNEIIVPDSAHGTNPASAAMAGFKVVEIPSNEQGMVDIAALENAVSEKTAGIMLTNPNTLGIFEEDILEIAKIVHDAGGLLYYDGANLNGILGKARPGDMGFDVVHINLHKTFSTPHGGGGPGSGPVGVKKHLIDYLPVPLVEFDGERYYLNYDLPKSIGKVKEFYGNFTVLVRALTYLKMMGRDGLREVGEVAVLNANYLAQKLKGTKGYELPHKELRKHEVVFSAEPMKRDTGVKTLDVAKRLLDFGLHAPTIYFPLIVHEALMIEPTETVTKEDLDAYVEALKKISKEAYTTPELVKTAPHNTTVRRVDDVLAAKRPIITWRMYKELKEKEEIDY, from the coding sequence ATGTTCAGACAGGCGAAATGGGAAGAACCTCTTGTTTTTGAACTCTCTAAGCCGGGTAGAATAGGATTCACACTCCCAAGTCCGATCGAAGACATTGACGTTCAAATTCCCCAGCATCTAAAGAGAAAAAATCTGGAATTACCTGAATTGAGCGAACCTGAGGTGGTTAGACATTACACAAGACTTAGTCAAATGAACTACGGTGTGGACAATGGAATGTACCCATTAGGGTCCTGTACTATGAAATACAATCCCAAGATTAATGAAGAACTGGCCAATCATCCGGAAGTTGCATTTATTCATCCTTATCAGGATGAGAGAACAGTTCAAGGGGCATTGCAGATAATGTGGGAGCTTGAACAATGGTTAAAGGAAATCGTTGGAATGGATCGTTTCACTTTACAGCCTGCTGCTGGAGCAAATGGAGAATTTACAGGAGTGATGATAATAAGGGCCTATCATTTAGACCATGGAGAAACACAAAGAAATGAGATAATAGTTCCAGATTCTGCTCATGGCACAAATCCAGCAAGCGCTGCTATGGCCGGTTTCAAGGTTGTAGAGATACCTTCTAATGAACAAGGTATGGTCGATATAGCAGCATTGGAAAATGCAGTTAGTGAAAAAACAGCGGGGATAATGTTAACAAATCCCAATACTCTTGGAATATTCGAAGAAGATATCCTCGAAATAGCGAAAATAGTCCACGACGCTGGTGGGTTACTTTATTACGACGGTGCAAATCTGAATGGAATTCTTGGTAAAGCCAGACCTGGAGACATGGGATTTGATGTTGTTCACATAAACCTGCATAAAACATTCTCTACACCTCACGGTGGAGGAGGGCCTGGAAGTGGTCCTGTAGGTGTAAAAAAACACTTAATCGATTATCTCCCAGTACCTCTCGTTGAGTTTGATGGAGAGAGGTATTACTTGAACTATGACCTCCCAAAAAGCATAGGAAAAGTAAAGGAATTCTACGGAAACTTTACAGTATTGGTAAGGGCGTTAACATATCTTAAGATGATGGGAAGGGACGGTCTCAGAGAAGTCGGAGAGGTCGCTGTACTTAATGCCAATTACTTGGCCCAGAAACTAAAAGGAACTAAAGGATATGAATTACCACACAAAGAACTTAGAAAGCACGAAGTAGTCTTTTCTGCCGAACCAATGAAACGGGATACTGGTGTGAAGACTTTAGACGTGGCAAAGCGCCTGCTTGATTTTGGATTGCATGCTCCTACAATATACTTCCCGTTGATAGTTCACGAAGCATTAATGATAGAGCCTACTGAGACGGTCACAAAGGAAGACTTAGATGCCTATGTGGAGGCTCTTAAAAAGATCAGTAAGGAGGCTTATACTACTCCTGAATTGGTAAAAACTGCCCCCCACAATACTACAGTAAGGAGAGTAGATGATGTCTTAGCAGCTAAAAGGCCCATAATCACATGGCGGATGTATAAAGAACTCAAGGAAAAGGAAGAAATTGACTACTGA
- the gcvPA gene encoding aminomethyl-transferring glycine dehydrogenase subunit GcvPA, translating into MARHYIPNSGHKEEMLREIGFKSIADLFSDVPEDFVKEFNLPEGKSEYEVFLEMNEILNKNKSVLEMPTFLGAGAYFHYVPAHVKYLIERSEFITSYTPYQAEISQGMLQALFEYQSLIGELVGLEIVNASMYDWGTAMAEAALMSARVTGKKKFIVPGHLHPERKKILHTYTAGPGLEIEYVKWNENGQVDIEDLKEKATDAAGIYLEVPNFFGLIEEQIKEIGEIAHESGALFVVGVDPTILGIIEAPGELGADVVVGEASFLGSALNFGGPRAGIFAVKNERRILRQMPGRVIGMTKDADGKRAFVMTLQTREQHIRRAKATSNICSNEALVAVAAAIHMATLGPKGLQKLGEIILKNTKYFKERISEVAEIPFDGINFKDVVVKFEIPYDVIHEELLKRNIHGGFYLKPHFPELEESALLAVTETTRKEWIDALVTNMREIINEAEL; encoded by the coding sequence ATGGCAAGACACTATATCCCAAACTCAGGCCACAAGGAAGAAATGCTGCGTGAGATTGGCTTCAAAAGCATTGCCGATCTCTTTTCAGATGTTCCAGAGGACTTCGTAAAGGAATTCAACCTTCCAGAAGGCAAAAGTGAATATGAAGTTTTTCTTGAAATGAATGAAATACTCAACAAAAACAAGAGTGTTTTAGAAATGCCAACTTTCTTAGGTGCTGGGGCATATTTTCACTATGTGCCAGCCCATGTGAAGTATCTCATCGAAAGAAGTGAGTTTATAACTTCATATACTCCTTATCAGGCGGAAATAAGCCAGGGAATGCTCCAAGCACTATTTGAATATCAAAGTCTAATTGGGGAGCTTGTTGGATTAGAAATAGTTAATGCCTCTATGTATGATTGGGGCACAGCAATGGCCGAAGCTGCCTTAATGAGTGCTCGTGTAACAGGAAAAAAGAAATTCATAGTGCCAGGACATTTACATCCTGAGAGAAAGAAAATCCTTCATACCTACACAGCAGGACCCGGCCTTGAAATCGAATATGTAAAGTGGAATGAAAACGGTCAAGTAGACATTGAAGACCTTAAGGAAAAGGCCACAGATGCAGCGGGGATTTATCTCGAGGTTCCGAACTTTTTTGGATTAATTGAAGAACAGATAAAGGAAATCGGAGAAATAGCTCATGAAAGTGGAGCGTTGTTTGTGGTGGGCGTTGATCCAACAATACTTGGAATAATAGAAGCGCCAGGTGAACTTGGGGCAGATGTAGTAGTTGGAGAAGCGTCTTTCTTGGGCAGTGCGTTGAACTTTGGTGGACCTAGAGCAGGAATTTTCGCTGTTAAAAATGAAAGAAGGATATTAAGGCAGATGCCCGGAAGAGTAATAGGGATGACAAAGGATGCAGATGGAAAAAGGGCCTTTGTCATGACGTTACAAACCAGAGAGCAACACATCAGAAGAGCAAAAGCAACGTCCAATATTTGTTCAAATGAAGCTCTTGTAGCAGTTGCTGCAGCAATTCACATGGCCACACTTGGGCCGAAAGGCCTACAGAAATTAGGAGAGATCATTTTAAAGAACACCAAATACTTCAAGGAGCGTATAAGCGAAGTGGCCGAAATTCCTTTTGATGGCATTAATTTCAAAGACGTAGTTGTCAAATTTGAGATCCCCTATGACGTGATTCACGAGGAGCTCCTGAAGAGAAACATTCATGGAGGGTTCTACTTGAAACCACACTTCCCAGAGTTAGAGGAAAGTGCTTTACTCGCAGTAACTGAAACAACAAGAAAAGAGTGGATTGACGCGCTCGTGACAAACATGAGAGAGATAATAAATGAAGCAGAGTTGTGA
- a CDS encoding HAD family hydrolase, with the protein MIIGFDFDGTLIDSYSVIEEAFSRALKKHFPWLPFNSLWAKLLTKAELHFERPRFGKYSGKTRQPAFFKTKFARTWFEERAKLSKPIDESKNLLKKLREEGHKVISFSAEDFLTGMKEYRLKVAGFYELFDDIIIFGGNMSLCETFQILREKYGDEVFIWVDDKPWRFVGRGDENTEYVWYYFPPTAKYVTKEILDQIPHLHVIHDLWSIFDVIERVKQERGL; encoded by the coding sequence ATGATAATTGGCTTTGACTTTGATGGTACATTGATAGATAGCTACTCTGTTATAGAGGAAGCCTTTAGCCGGGCTCTAAAAAAACACTTTCCATGGCTTCCATTTAACTCTTTATGGGCTAAACTCCTTACTAAAGCAGAGTTACACTTTGAAAGGCCTAGATTTGGAAAATATTCCGGTAAAACAAGGCAACCAGCATTCTTTAAAACAAAATTTGCCCGTACGTGGTTTGAGGAAAGGGCAAAGTTATCAAAGCCTATTGACGAGTCAAAAAACCTTCTAAAAAAGCTTAGAGAAGAAGGACATAAGGTAATTTCCTTTTCTGCTGAAGACTTTTTGACCGGGATGAAAGAATATCGTTTAAAGGTTGCAGGATTTTATGAGTTATTTGATGATATAATAATCTTTGGTGGTAATATGAGCCTTTGTGAAACTTTTCAGATTCTCAGAGAGAAATATGGAGATGAGGTATTCATATGGGTGGATGACAAGCCCTGGAGATTTGTAGGAAGGGGAGATGAGAACACTGAATATGTATGGTATTATTTCCCTCCAACGGCAAAATATGTTACCAAAGAGATTTTAGATCAAATCCCACACCTTCACGTTATCCATGATCTTTGGAGTATTTTCGATGTAATAGAGCGGGTTAAACAAGAAAGAGGTCTTTAA
- a CDS encoding metallophosphoesterase — translation MKFELLPQKAIKIGDDLIIADLHLGYEESLAREGIYLPKAFDQMITSLKSLIEKNHFKRLIINGDLKHSFVPFKREKIELETFFNKISPLVEEVMVIRGNHDVGMSWIKSLGVEILDELEIRNWKIVHGHKLVEGDRFIIGHEHPAIRLRDEVGALIKVPIFLKSENLIVMPAFSPWAYGNDILREIVSPFLRSLDTTAFEVFVPLETEMLSFGKLTELIRAIQKI, via the coding sequence ATGAAATTTGAACTTCTCCCTCAGAAGGCCATCAAAATTGGGGATGACTTAATAATAGCAGACCTCCATCTAGGATACGAAGAGAGTCTGGCTCGGGAAGGAATTTATTTGCCAAAAGCATTCGATCAGATGATAACCTCACTAAAAAGTCTGATAGAAAAAAATCATTTTAAACGACTTATTATAAATGGTGATCTAAAGCACTCTTTTGTCCCATTCAAGCGAGAAAAAATTGAGCTGGAAACATTCTTTAATAAGATCTCCCCGCTGGTTGAGGAGGTAATGGTCATAAGGGGCAATCATGATGTTGGTATGTCTTGGATAAAAAGTTTAGGAGTTGAGATTTTAGATGAACTTGAAATTAGAAATTGGAAAATTGTTCATGGTCATAAACTTGTAGAGGGGGATAGATTTATTATAGGGCATGAACATCCTGCTATAAGACTACGAGATGAAGTAGGAGCTCTGATAAAGGTGCCAATATTTTTAAAAAGTGAAAACCTAATAGTCATGCCTGCCTTTTCCCCGTGGGCCTATGGAAATGACATCCTCAGAGAGATTGTGTCTCCTTTCTTAAGAAGCTTGGATACCACAGCATTTGAAGTTTTTGTTCCATTAGAAACAGAAATGTTAAGCTTTGGAAAATTGACGGAATTAATTCGGGCCATTCAAAAAATATAA
- a CDS encoding PrsW family intramembrane metalloprotease — MDIFSTIIFFAYAPALAILWYFYHEDKYEPEPKRFVIGTFILGATLSIGIAMILEAFLVQGEFGYALLPATAFYMALVAGIVEEPAKTLAIRFPFKAGQMDGIMDGVVYGVAAGLGFAATENFLYGIGFGVGTTIVRAFLTPFAHATWSAIVGVGYGLKAEGKIQSVSGYLSLGILLHFLWDYFAFLSIATPAYYIFTILLIFINIAIIRYFIMVGQREDLEKMWWYWFGRR; from the coding sequence ATGGACATCTTTAGTACGATAATTTTCTTTGCTTATGCTCCTGCTTTAGCAATATTATGGTATTTCTATCATGAGGATAAATATGAACCTGAGCCCAAACGATTTGTGATTGGTACCTTTATTTTAGGTGCAACACTCTCAATAGGTATAGCTATGATCTTAGAAGCTTTTTTAGTGCAAGGGGAATTTGGATATGCCCTCTTACCAGCAACTGCATTTTATATGGCGCTTGTGGCCGGCATTGTGGAGGAACCCGCAAAAACCCTTGCCATTCGGTTTCCATTCAAAGCTGGTCAAATGGATGGGATCATGGATGGAGTAGTTTATGGAGTAGCAGCAGGATTAGGATTTGCAGCCACCGAGAATTTCTTATATGGGATCGGCTTTGGAGTTGGCACCACTATAGTTAGAGCTTTTTTAACTCCATTCGCCCATGCAACATGGAGTGCAATAGTCGGGGTTGGATATGGCCTAAAAGCTGAAGGAAAAATTCAAAGTGTTTCTGGATACCTTAGTTTAGGAATACTACTTCACTTCCTTTGGGATTACTTCGCATTTCTAAGCATCGCCACACCTGCATATTACATCTTCACAATATTATTGATCTTTATCAACATAGCCATAATCAGATACTTTATAATGGTTGGTCAACGGGAGGATTTAGAGAAAATGTGGTGGTATTGGTTTGGTAGGAGGTAA